The Nymphalis io chromosome 3, ilAglIoxx1.1, whole genome shotgun sequence genome contains the following window.
acaggagggctggttcatttttcgcccagagggcGTTTGAAGAGGCAATGCTGCCAGCATTCTTGCCACATTCTTCGCGGTCATGATTTAATGGCTACAATGTATGTATAGTAATGTATATGTAGCGTATAGTAAAGAAAAGGCTTTAATGTATACaattattactgtatgtcatgtTGTTAATCCTAAatagataaaacaaataatatctcgttttgttttaaatcctgaaaataatGTATCCTCCAAAACAGGgtatgcagttactatggcaacattatatgcacacattgacaaactatctgtttcaatcgcggtttcacggcaccttggtctatttgtttctctgtctacgttttTCTGTCTACAGTTGGTAGTATTGGTTGACAGTTGGCAGTATACGTTGACAGTTGACACTTGACAGCTCTTAACAGGATTACAACATTAAGATGGAATGATATGAATACTTATGTTATCGTTAGCAGTTTGCACTTCTCATAGTTTGTGTCGACCTAGTAGTTGTGTTTTCCGTAATTAATGTATACaataggtataataataattaaatgaactgACCTAAAAAATTTATGCTTGTATAAATTCGATATTTACGAACTACCTTTTCATACAGTTTACATGTATCAAAGTTAAAAGAACCGGTCGTGTGAAACTAGTAAGTGAATGGCAGGCGACATTTTACGTGTGTATTACTTACCCTACCAGATTCCTTTCACTTTTCTATATCGCATGCGATCGGCGTTTTGATAACATATCTTTTTAGTGAAGTTACTTTCATGTCTATCAATAGCCAAGTTCAAAAGTCCAATCTCGAGTACGAAGTaagtttacataaattttatgttaccTGCATTCAAAATATCATACTTTTGAACCGAAAATATCTTAGATAAGCTAAgagtgaataaataaataatcataaaattatatatttctgatcactagttttattttatacatttttcttattttttaatttacatgtttttcttattttatttatttgaatacttattttatacttacctatttttaaaatttttcttatCTTACAGGATTTTAACATGCTTCGTGGACTGAGATTAGTAAGTAGGATTAGTCAAAAATGTAACAAAGATGTATTttagtcataaacatttaaaccacacaaactaaataatattatttttcttatagtcTTCCTTGAAGAGTTGCCTTTTAGAACCATATGCAAGTTCTTTTCATGTAAAACGCAATTACACATCAACAAAACCTTCAAGTAAGGTGCAAAGTTTACCAAGGCTACCAGTGCCGAAACTTGGAGACACCCTCAGTAAATATCTGAAAACAGTCCAACCCTTTTTAAATGATGCAGAATTTAATACAACTTGTAATCTTGTCAAAGAATTTGAAAGTGGTATGGGGCAAAAATTACAggtaaatcataaaaaatattatttacaataataatattctttaaggaaataaagttaaattacttcatattactaaatatataataccaatGTTACTAAGATAAGGCTATGTGTCACttacgttaaataaatttaaactcaaAAAGTGATTTTACTTTCtacattgaattttttatagataggtattagttattttttaaattaaattaggtaTATTGTAGTATCACCAAACTAAAAAATTGTAGTAACTTTTGTTTATTAGAAAATACAAACAatccttttaaaaattaaataataatttctgaaAGCcattgcatttttaatatttttttcagagtCTCTTAGAAAAGAGAGCTGAACAACATGAAAACTGGCTTGAAAATTGGTGGCTTAATACAGCATACTTAGAGTATCGTGACCCTGTTGTAGTATTTTCTAGCCCAGGCCTAGTTTTTCCTTTCCGTAAATTTAACAACCAACAAGACCAATTAAAGTATGCAGCCAAAACCTTATTAGCTGCCTTAGATTATAAGGCTTTAATAGACAAGTAAGTTTCttctacttatatattttgccTACAAATGAAcaagtgtttttataataatagaagccattgaaaataattaatacagagagattataaaatataaattatatctcctataaattttatattacgtttttttaatttttagtgatAAAATTCCAGTTGAAATGATGGGAAAAAGTCCCCTGGATATGTCacaatataaaaagatatttggGACTTGCCGCATACCAGTTGAAAAACGAGACAAATTATCTTTCAATGATTCTAAACATGTAACTGTAATACATAATAACcatgtaagatatttttataattataattgagaaTTCAGTGTTTTATTTTGCAAacaatatcttataaaataatgcaacaatgtttatctattttgtagaaattaataaaattgctatTTTCCACAATAATTAAAGCTCATGTGATACAAAAGGGTTAAAAAGGGTCCGGATTGAACCTATCACTGATATTGCTAGGCAGAATGTTAACCATTGAGCTATTAATTGCTTTGAACTATCACTtcaggtttggagcatattccacacACACAAGTGggagaatttcaatgaaattagacacatgtttcctcacgatgttttccttcaccgtcaagcgcgagatgaattatagaaatacattaagcacatgaaaaatcagttaTGCCTAACTCATagtcactaggccatctcagctttgtATActcaagttttaatattaaatatttgcagATTTTCCGTGTCGAACTTTGGGGCAATGACGGCAAACGTTTAAATGAAGATCAAATTGCTCAAATTTTAAAGAAAGTAGTGGATTCGTCGTCATCTACAGCTAGTGATGCAATTGGTATTCTCACCTCCGAAAATAGAGATAACTGGGCAAAGGCTTATCAGCTGCTTAGTAAAGGTGAGATTAAATTTATCTAATCAAAGTCGTCATAGAGtagaaattacataaaattattgtggactttataatatacatatcgaATGTCACACGCAACACAAACGACTAAgagtaacaatgttttttagaTAAAGTGAACAGAGATTCGCTATTGGATGTCGAGACGAGCCTGGCGGTGCTGTGCCTGGACGGCGCGACGGGTGTGTGGCGCCTGCAGGACGACGCGCGCCGCACGCTGGCCGCCGCGCAGACCATACACGGCGGCGGCTCGCGCAGCAACGGCGCCAACCGCTGGTTCGACAAGACTGTACAGGTACACGAAGGCCGtcctgtaattataataatgataataacggTTGATGGTAGCAATTATTCATATGACACACTACAAGGCCGTAAATTCTGAActcctgggttcaaaccatAAGTCggaccgataaaaagttattgggttttactgtcgaagattctcagtagcagcccggagtctggaagttagaagtgtatgCACTCTCGTACCTCGGAAGGTACTTTGGTCCTGGTGCAccataatatgttctgcgcaatTACCTAATCTCTCTTGGATTTGGCTGCCGTGGCTGatatcggtcaggaggacatcattatgATTATACGTAACTAGACTGACTATTTAGTATGGTATTAATAcggtataataaaatgttattgaactTTCAACTAATCTTGTTACTATTTTATGAATCTGAAAACATTGCAAAACCTTAGTTCATCGTCGGAGCTGACGGCATCACAGGCCTCACGTACGAACATTCCCCAGCTGAAGGACAACCGATAGCTGTACTAACTGATTTCATTATTAAGTATATGTAAGTGTATATTGTacacattgttttatattttattgtatcaaaGACAAATATAAGGTgtccaatatttatatactgtggTGTGGCTAGTGGCTACCGTAAAATGGAATGAatgaacacatacatacactGTCTTTACCATTTagattatacatacaaatgatACTAAAATACGCTCCAgttatttttcgtttttatgtgattgtataaatacataaacataatgcttttaaaaataatattaataggtataacttttatcatttatttagaGAGCAAGATAAACCAGTTGAAACGTCGTCTTCGAGTCCGAAGGATCCAATCCGACTAACATTCAACGTTAACGGAGAAGTTGCGGAGATGATAGCGACAGCAAAATCTAACTTGGACAAGTATGTAACTTTGTATGTTTACTAGTGCAATTACAACGATTCTACATTTTGTGCCTATACTGGCgcatttttatatctttatgatAGTGATTTGTGAATAAAACAGATATTTCTTGCTGTAGTGGGATGATTATGATGTTCTTCTAAATGATTTCCATGAAAGCAGCTATTCTAAATTAAGAGTAGCGCAGGAGATTATTACAGTGCACTattgtgtgcgcaagcacagaaTCACAGGTGAATTATATTATGCATTCCTTCCCTCTCGTTATTGGATTAACCGGAGTACCGCGACAGAAATAAGTTTAGACACAGATCCAACGTCTGCACGTACCACGTATACCAAATTAAATATCACACTGTATTGCTATCGTCCCATTGACGCGGTGAGCcagcaaataatatattttacatttgtatgcattacggaaatattttatgttttgttacaGGTTAGTTGCGGATCTAGACTTAAATTGCTTCAAGTTCGACAGATACGGCAAGAACTTCATCAAGTCGCACAAAATGAGCCCTGACAGCTATCTCCAGATGGCTATGCAATACGCTTTTTACaagtatgatattatttataaactataagagataatatttttttggttttcgATTTACTCCTAACGAGTCTGAGAATTACAGTAACGCGCCGGCAGTTCACAACGTTAAATTTTCAGTGACAAATAGTTGTTTCATATGAATTAACACATTATCATAAGGACGCTCTCACAATATTTTCtaccttttaattaattaataacaaattgtatgtactttatttattttttcctatattattttgattaagtaCTAAGTTTAAGTAATTGAACCTATCCAATTAAAACGCGGCGTAGACTACACGGCACGCCGGGCGCTCACTACGAGTCCGCCGCGACGCGCATGTACGCGGGCGGGCGCACGGAGACCATCCGCTCGTGCTCGCCGGAGTCCGTGCAGTTCGCGCGCGCCATGCTCgacgcgcgcgccgcgccgcgcgacAAGCTCGCCGCCATGCACGGCGCTGTCAAGGCTCACAAGGACTACACCGTGCAGGTACGGGATACAGGGTACAAGTACCGGTACTCGTGCTCGTCGGAGTCCGTGCAGTTCACGCGCGCCATGCTCGACGTATCACGTACGTAATTCATTTAAGCTAAACTTGTTAGAGtaacaatacattattttccACAGGCATTACAAGGTTTTGGTGTCGACAGACATTTACTGGGATTGAAGTTGACAGCGATCGAAAATGGAATCGAATTACCGAAAATATATTCCGACCAAGGATACATGCGCAGCGCTCACATGAGAATTTCCACGAGCcaggtaataaaataatctaaataggGTGCGGCGCTCGCGATCGACTCACACTAATATATCCGGGCGGATGGCCGTATGACGCAGGTGGCGTGCAGGTGCGACGGCTTCATGTGCTACGGGCCGCTGGTGGCTGATGGGTACGCGACGTGCTACAACCCGCGCGACAACGACGTCAACTTCGCCACCGCGGCCTTCGCGGCGCACCCCGACACCGCCAGCGCGAACTACCGCGCCGCGCTGGAGCACGCGCTCGCGGACATGCACGACGTGCTGCTGCGCGCCACGCAAAGCAAGCTCTGAGCGCACTATCGCTGTGGTGACGGGCTCGCTTGCATTCTCTTTTTTAAAGTACTACTTTAATAACGTAAGAggtttataaattgttaataaactATACCGAAGACTAAgtgttatattgtaaatatattacattcaaGAAAGATACCAAcatatttgaagaaaaaacattctacaatatattttataaattttgtgagtttgctatatattttattaaataattttatattatacatttaaaaatatggtaTGTCTGCGAAAATCGGCAAATGAAACGACAAAAAAAATACcactttatgtattttaatcagAAAACATGATCGTCCCTGGTTTTATTTTCGTGACCAtaaataccaaaataaaatatttcctattaAAACATTGTGTATGTATTTAAGTTGATTcaacaagttttatttatataatttcaataaagcgcatatattttgttttaagtaaaaatatataaattaactgcttttcttaaattattctaCGAGCAAACCACTtccaacaaaataattaattagaaagTAGACAGACAAttactcaattaaaaaaaaaatgtatattaagcctgcctttatacaaaatatatttgtcttgtgcaataaagtattaaaaaaaaataatcaaaaactattattttttttctacttacATTTAGAAAGTAGGAATTATTTCTGGCTACTGAATGGAAAACAATTTGATTCCATATTTCGATAAGAGTATTCATGATTCATAAGTAAGCCTTTTGTttgttgtaagaaataaaacggGTTTATACTTGATAGTCTATAAtatgatgtaataaaataaaacttaaattgcaataaattataattcatttgattaaaaataacatatttaacatttattcaatTACTTAAGATACAAAAGCAATAGAAACATCAGAAgacaacattaatttattaacaatagtaTTCTCAGATTTACCTCACAAAATATATAGTGACATTATTTGATACGCTTATTCaaacaattaacaaaatattaaaccatATCCGCCGATATGACAAATTTTCACTTAGAATAGAAAACAGAACAAAAAGTAATCACTATCGGAACATGTGAAAAAGGTATTGTTTGCACATAAAATTAACCCTCATCTGCACCTATTGGTTCGTTGTCGGCTCcactaaaataatgttttagaaTTGAAAACTGCAAAtcatgtaaatttataattaaaatcgatGCCAAAAAAGTATTAAGCATGTGAGGACTAACATCTTCGGTTAGCGGTGAATTACTTTAGCAAAAAGCTTTAATATTAGTGACAAAAAATGTGTATCCAGTCCAACTTCTAACAATATTGTTAACCTTGACATGAAGATTTAGCCTTCGATTTCTCCGCTCAAAAGTACTCAAAGGTTTATTTAAGTGtatctattattttactttcaaataaataaatcaatgaagACCTAGATAATTTGGCAGAttaacatttactggtggtttttttatgtaattgcaATCAACTAGCGTTAAAACTCAGTAtttcttaatacataattaaatcagcaaagattgttttataaatatatttattaaattttcatgaaaaaaaattatatatagtcgGAGATGTATTAATTTTcctaactttattttataataatatgaccaAACTAATTAATAGCATtgacttaaaaatgttttaactgtTTATTCCGCCCATAGTATGCTTCAttcgttattttaaaactaccaATAATATTTAGGTGTCATGATCATTAATAACGTACCATATaagaaaattagaaaaataacttttatttaattgttcggaaatatattaaatatctgaGATATTTATTGACATTGTAATCCTAAAGAGccttctaaataataaaatcggaaaatgattaaacatatattaatacatcatttgaataataatacttttgtatatatgtaattcagttttagttaaaataattattccataattgttaaaatgtttttatttatttactttatatttattacactgtTATACATTGACTACCTGCATTGTTTGCATTAACTCATTCCAACCAATATGATTCTTATAAGTGCAATCTTTAACGGAATTCACTACAATCCTAACATGTCACTTACcctatatgtataattataaattccatGAACCCAATTGTGTGGAATGTAAATGAGATTATAGTGCTCttttcaaacaatattttccataatataaatattaataattttaaatacagtatAAATAAGAACGAAATTTGCgtacagatatatatacaatcGGCACAAACATAGGCGAAGCTAGGATAATTAGTCTGTTTTAACgtcaactattattttattatgagccTATATACCTATAATATGTTCGACTGCTTGTAATTAAAGaccaattaaaattacaaaacattacaCTGCATTCAAGATGGCCTCATGGCTGGCATGAAAATGCAGCTAAGAATCTTATTTGAAGTTTAAATTTGTGATTTCATTATTCACCTAGAGGGAAACtgtttaaatgtaaaatcaatTACCGCTACAGCAGAGGAGACCATCACGCAGCAGTGATATgtcagataattttattaaatttatttcaattagtgTGCAGTTTTAAAATGCTTATTAGAACCGACCTCGACGACAGAAGTCGCTTCCCTAGCCACGCCTACCGGCACGAAAATAGTCGCGATACAGGCGTTTATCGCTACCGCAtttgtcaaaaataatttcattgaagaTAATTACAGCGTTTATTCACTATTCGAAGGGCGTGCGGGCGAGTTAACAGGCGCAATGgtcgcgcgcggcgggcggcgcggccaGGGGGCGTCCGGGCGACGCCGGCTTGTGCTGCACGCCCGACTCTGCCGCGTTCAGGTCAAGCCGCCCGTCCTGGATACTTTGATAAATTTTCTTCGCCGTTTCGAGAAACGCCTCCTCGACATTCTGACCCCTGTTGATTTGCAAACGTTATCTTTAAACTAAGACTAAAATCTATAAGTATTCCTctggatgtttattttcttCTATTGCAAGtaacaaatactaaaaattatttcatttaataaaataaatcgttgactcaaaattaaattactctGTATTAAATCTTAAGATGTTTATCAATAATCATATTtgaatatctatttataaatagtccatccttatttctaaattttttaaaatagttttattcaaataatgttaaaaatattaatgcccACGGTGAATATCAGTAATACGAGAAGAATAAACTATAAGGAAAACATCAAATTAATGACAAAAACATACATCTTTTATAGTTAGATCtaagttaaaatttttaagtaaaaaaaaaataagaaatgtatagtatgtatataaccATATTGACACGAAACTTACGTTTTAGCACTAGCTTCAACAAACATTAATCCATTTTCATCAGCAAACTGTTTGGCTTCTTCGTAAGTAACATCTCTTTGGCCGTCTAAATCAGACTTATTTCCAATAAGAAAAATCACTGTGCTTGGATTCGTCAAGTTGCGAGTATCTGTAAGCCAGCTACTTAGATGATTGTAGGTTGatctgtaatattttaatactacatAAAATTgacttatacattttattattatatgccccaagcatttaaaatattaattttgttggaACAATAAATTTACGGGACTACCAATGTTTTCTACCAACTATCTTGGCTCAAAATAGCCAATGTCTTATTAATACCACAAAGCCTTATGTAAGAATGATGTAACCATAGCAGTGcttgcatattatttaaaatgaatttacaaaCATTATCTTTGTACTCAGTCTCATTCATTCTTTTACTAATCTGGCTATCTCTTACAAAAATTCAATGTAGTATCAAAGTGTATCTATATTGAGCCCaactaaaaacatttattttactccagTGAGTGCGATCCACAGATATcaatataatacacaaaaattataatttactaagtaaa
Protein-coding sequences here:
- the LOC126780466 gene encoding ras-related protein Rab-14, which encodes MTSGPYNYSYIFKYIIIGDMGVGKSCLLHQFTEKKFMADCPHTIGVEFGTRIIEVAGQKIKLQIWDTAGQERFRAVTRSYYRGAAGALMVYDITRRSTYNHLSSWLTDTRNLTNPSTVIFLIGNKSDLDGQRDVTYEEAKQFADENGLMFVEASAKTGQNVEEAFLETAKKIYQSIQDGRLDLNAAESGVQHKPASPGRPLAAPPAARDHCAC
- the LOC126780330 gene encoding carnitine O-acetyltransferase-like isoform X2; the protein is MLRGLRLSSLKSCLLEPYASSFHVKRNYTSTKPSSKVQSLPRLPVPKLGDTLSKYLKTVQPFLNDAEFNTTCNLVKEFESGMGQKLQSLLEKRAEQHENWLENWWLNTAYLEYRDPVVVFSSPGLVFPFRKFNNQQDQLKYAAKTLLAALDYKALIDNDKIPVEMMGKSPLDMSQYKKIFGTCRIPVEKRDKLSFNDSKHVTVIHNNHIFRVELWGNDGKRLNEDQIAQILKKVVDSSSSTASDAIGILTSENRDNWAKAYQLLSKDKVNRDSLLDVETSLAVLCLDGATGVWRLQDDARRTLAAAQTIHGGGSRSNGANRWFDKTVQFIVGADGITGLTYEHSPAEGQPIAVLTDFIIKYIEQDKPVETSSSSPKDPIRLTFNVNGEVAEMIATAKSNLDKLVADLDLNCFKFDRYGKNFIKSHKMSPDSYLQMAMQYAFYKLHGTPGAHYESAATRMYAGGRTETIRSCSPESVQFARAMLDARAAPRDKLAAMHGAVKAHKDYTVQALQGFGVDRHLLGLKLTAIENGIELPKIYSDQGYMRSAHMRISTSQVACRCDGFMCYGPLVADGYATCYNPRDNDVNFATAAFAAHPDTASANYRAALEHALADMHDVLLRATQSKL
- the LOC126780330 gene encoding carnitine O-acetyltransferase-like isoform X1, with protein sequence MSINSQVQKSNLEYEDFNMLRGLRLSSLKSCLLEPYASSFHVKRNYTSTKPSSKVQSLPRLPVPKLGDTLSKYLKTVQPFLNDAEFNTTCNLVKEFESGMGQKLQSLLEKRAEQHENWLENWWLNTAYLEYRDPVVVFSSPGLVFPFRKFNNQQDQLKYAAKTLLAALDYKALIDNDKIPVEMMGKSPLDMSQYKKIFGTCRIPVEKRDKLSFNDSKHVTVIHNNHIFRVELWGNDGKRLNEDQIAQILKKVVDSSSSTASDAIGILTSENRDNWAKAYQLLSKDKVNRDSLLDVETSLAVLCLDGATGVWRLQDDARRTLAAAQTIHGGGSRSNGANRWFDKTVQFIVGADGITGLTYEHSPAEGQPIAVLTDFIIKYIEQDKPVETSSSSPKDPIRLTFNVNGEVAEMIATAKSNLDKLVADLDLNCFKFDRYGKNFIKSHKMSPDSYLQMAMQYAFYKLHGTPGAHYESAATRMYAGGRTETIRSCSPESVQFARAMLDARAAPRDKLAAMHGAVKAHKDYTVQALQGFGVDRHLLGLKLTAIENGIELPKIYSDQGYMRSAHMRISTSQVACRCDGFMCYGPLVADGYATCYNPRDNDVNFATAAFAAHPDTASANYRAALEHALADMHDVLLRATQSKL